In the Bactrocera tryoni isolate S06 unplaced genomic scaffold, CSIRO_BtryS06_freeze2 scaffold_11, whole genome shotgun sequence genome, one interval contains:
- the LOC120779755 gene encoding uncharacterized protein LOC120779755, protein MPKQSLKSKIMEFKISSAIQEMDFIEDILRPEQCHNATDEVLEELLEDITLIICSRRGDELHVPKSIHWRENVLCFVALTMEIFTNAARQQMPIRSSPIF, encoded by the exons atgcctaaacaaagtttaaaaagcaaaataatggaatttaaaataagttctgcTATTCAGGAAATGGACTTTATTGAAG ACATCTTGCGCCCTGAACAGTGTCACAATGCAACGGATGAAGTATTAGAAGAACTGTTAGAGGATATAACTTTAATCATCTGTAGTAGACGGGGAGATGAACTCCATGTTCCGAAATCTATTCATTGGCGAGAAAATGTTCTGTGCTTTGTTGCTTTGACGATGgagatttttacaaatgctgcGCGTCAGCAAATGCCAATTCGCTCATCTCCTATTTTTTGA